DNA sequence from the Desulfofundulus luciae genome:
CGGCGGAAGACGTGATTCGCAGCCGCATGTTCAACGCCGAACTGCTGCTCAAAGGCTATGCCCAGGTGATGACGGTACCGCCCAATGTGAAATACGCGGACCTTTTCGTGCAACTGCAGCGGGAAGCCCGGGAAAAGAAGCGGGGTCTGTGGGGCCTGGAGGTTAAAGATAGGGAGCCCTATTACATCGGCAATGCCCGCAGCAGGAAATTCCACCGCCCTGACTGCGAATACGGCCGGCAGACGGCTCCGGGCAACCGGGTGAGGTTTGCCACCCGGGAAGAGGCCCTGGATGCCGGATATGAGCCCTGCAATGCCTGCAAGCCGTAAAAGGTTTTGTGGCTGGATAAGCACCCCCAGCCTGGAAAATTCCTCAAGATGTTAATTTAATGCGGCAGGAGTTCAGGCCGTAAAGGCGAACGTATCAAAAATAAAACTTTTATGAAAAAGGGAGGATTTTTATGAAGATCCTGGCAATTAATGGCAGTCACCGCAAGGGGAAGAACACCGCCATCATGCTGCAGGCGGTTCTGGACGAAGCCGCTAAGTCCGGCGCGGAGACGGAACTGGTGGAACTTGTCGACTACAACATCAAGCCCTGCCTGGCCTGCAACCGTTGCCTGGGCAAAACGGAATGTTCCATCAAAGACGATGACATGGGCGTGCTGGCCGGGAAAATGCTGGCGGCCGACGGCATTGTGCTGGGCTCCCCGGTGTACTGGGCCAATGTGACCGGCCTGATGAAAAATTTTATCGACCGTACCCGCTGGATGCATATGGTCAAAAACCTGCTGCATGGTAAGGTAGGGGGAGCGGTTACCCACGCCGGCCTGCGGAACGGGGGGCAGGAGCACGCCCTGGCCATCATGGAACGTTTCCTGGTTGCCCAGGGGTTTATTCTGGTCGATACCCGCGACCAGGAAAGCGGCATTTGCAACGGTGGAGCCATGGGAACCATGTTTAACAACCTGGAGGAAGGCAGAATTTCCTGGAAACGGGGTGTGCACGAGGATTTGCTGGCCCTGGAGGAATGCCGCCGTTTGGGGCGCAATATGGTAGAGATGATTAAACGTCTTGGCCGGGCTTAAGAAAGGCTTAAGAAAGGTTTGGAAACAGCCTGGAACGTGTCGCGCTGGGCAGCCGGAAAGTTTGGAAACAGCCTGGAACGTCGCGTGCCACGGCGGCGCGTTCGGTCCCTTATGGTAACTTAAAGAAAAACCGGTCATCCTTTCGGCTGACCGGTTAAAAGAATGACTTGTAAAAAGGACGGTTGCGTCCTTTAGAAAATGATTACCAGGATGCCGGCAATGAATACCAGCACGCCCAGGAAGGCTATAATTATACCGAGGATCAACTCGACGGTGGGATTGAAACGCTTGGTTTCGACATCCGGCATGTGTGATTCCCCCTTTTATAGTTTTGTTGTTATATTATGTTGCTCCCCAGTAAAATGTTACCAGTAGGGGCTTATTTATGCAAAAATAGACATCCCCCGGTTACCGGGGGATGTTTTTCACTAACATTGTTCCTGCCTGGCAAAGACCTTCCCGCAGCGGCAGCCGTAAGTGACCACGTGGCAGTTCCGGCGCTCCTGCACGCTTAGAATGCGCACCCTGCTGGAGAGGCCGTACAGTTTTTCGCCGCACTGGGGGCAGACTGTACCGGTGACGTACTTGCGCGCCCGTACCACCGAGTACCCCGGCGTACGGGTGGCCTCCACCACATAGTCGGGAAAAGAGAATTTGGAGATGCGGTAGCGGTCCAGCACCGCCCGGATGATCTTAAGCATGGTGTCCCGGGCGCGTCCCGTCTGGCTGGTGAGAAAAACGTGGATGGCGGTCTGGATCACCTGCTGGTCTTCCGTG
Encoded proteins:
- a CDS encoding flavodoxin family protein, with the translated sequence MKILAINGSHRKGKNTAIMLQAVLDEAAKSGAETELVELVDYNIKPCLACNRCLGKTECSIKDDDMGVLAGKMLAADGIVLGSPVYWANVTGLMKNFIDRTRWMHMVKNLLHGKVGGAVTHAGLRNGGQEHALAIMERFLVAQGFILVDTRDQESGICNGGAMGTMFNNLEEGRISWKRGVHEDLLALEECRRLGRNMVEMIKRLGRA